The Microcoleus sp. FACHB-68 region GCTGCGGTTTTGGCGCTGCGTACCAGTCGAGCCATCGCTGAGCCGGTTGTCACCCTCACTCAACTTGCTGAGCGGGTGGCGAGAGAGTCTAACTTTGACTTGCGAGTGCCGGTGACAACCCAAGATGAAATTGGCTCATTAGCGATTTCTCTCAATCATCTCATCGAGCGAGTGTCCGAGCGCACCCAACAACTGCAACAGGCGAAAGAAGCAGCTGAAGCGGCTAGCAAAGCGAAAAGCCAGTTTTTAGCAAATATGAGCCATGAATTACGCACGCCGCTGAATGCGATCATCGGTTACAGCGAACTGCTTCAAGAGGATGTTCAGGATTTAGAAGTTGGTGATCTAGAGTTTGTTGAGGATCTGCAGTCAATTAATGGTGCCGGCAAGCATTTACTAACATTAATTAATGATATTCTCGACTTCTCAAAAATTGAAGCGGGAAAAATGCAGCTTTATCCAGAGAAATTTGAAATTTCGCCACTGATTGCTAACGTCATTGCTACAGTCAAGCCTATCGTGGAAAAAAATGGCAATGTTTTAGAGGTGAATAGTGATCACCAACTGGGGATGATGTACGCCGATCAAACTAAGGTGCGGCAGGTGCTTTTTAACTTACTGAGCAATGCTGCCAAGTTTACAACAAATGGCCGGGTAACGCTGACAGTGACTCGTGAGGTTGAAAGCATTCCTGAGTGGATTCACTTCTGCGTAAAAGACACAGGGATTGGGATGTCTTTAGAGGAACAGCAGCGATTATTTGAAGCCTTTATACAAGGGGACGCCTCGACAACGCGCAAGTATGGCGGCACGGGATTGGGCTTAGCAATTAGCCGGCATTTCTGTGAGATGATGGGCGGGGAAATTGCAATGGAAAGCGAGCTGGGTAAGGGTTCTGTGTTTACGGTGCGTCTGCCGGTGGCAATGAGTGATTACGAAAGTTAGTGGCAGTCAAAAGATTTTGTGACTGGCATCAGGTATCAGTCTAACCTGTTGGGTTAGCGGTAGCATCGCCGCGTACTAAAATTAATATTCTGGACTTTTGAAATTTATTCGATGAAGGAATTCTCGCTCTTTACCTTGAAACTGCCTCTCTAGTTAATATACCTGAAGCGATATTTCAAGCCCCTAGAGTTGGAATTTTACTCGGCTCTCTGATAGATAGAATTAGTTTAAACTCTCTGCTATTTTGGTGTGCATGACTGAGCAACATAATCCCAATTCATCGCCGGCTGATTCTCAGCAAAAAAGTGAACCGACTGAGGGTGTAAAAACTGAGCCGGTGAGCAATCCCTGGAAAAACCGCATTGCCGGTGCCTGGAACAAGGCAACAGATCGCGTAATGCGACATTCCGATTCATCGCCGGCTGATTCTCAGCAAAAAAGTGAACCGACTGAGGGTGTAAAAACTGAGCCGGTGAACAATCCCTGGAAAAACCGCGTTGCCGGTGTCTGGAACAACGCAACCGACCGAGTAATGCGACTTTTACCCATAGATGAAGCCGCACAGACGGCGACGAAATGGTTTAGTGTCAGTGATGAGCGGGTGGCAGAGATTTTGGCGGCGGTTCGCGCCGAATTGCCCACAACGGAAGCGCTTTTGATCGGGAAGCCTCAAGCGGGGAAAAGCTCGATTGTGCGGGGGCTAACCGGCGTGTCTGCTGAGATTGTGGGGCAGGGATTTCGCCCTCACACGCAGAACACGCAACGCTATGCTTATCCGTCTAATGACCTGCCGTTATTGATTTTTACCGATACGGTGGGGCTGGGAGATGTCAATCAGGACACTCAAGTGCTGGTTCGAGAATTGGTTGGCGATCTGCAACACAAGAGTCGCCGCGCCAGTGTTTTGATTTTGACAGTTAAAATTAATGATTTTGCAACGGATACTTTACGGCAAATTGCGACTGGGTTGCGCCGGCAGTATCCCGATATTCCCTGTTTGCTGGTGGTGACGTGCTTGCATGAGCTTTACCCTGCCGGCACAGCGGATCATCCTGCTTACCCACCCGACTATACGGAAGTTAACCGAGCGTTTGCGGCAATAAAGCAAGCCTTTACCGGACTGTACAACGGCGCTGTTCTCATTGACTTCACCCTGGAAGAAGACGGCTACACGCCGGTATTTTATGGCTTAGAGGCGCTGCGGGATTCTCTGGCAGAGTTGCTACCAGAAGCAGAAGCAAGTGCGATTTATCAGTTACTGGATCAGGAAGCCGGTGAGCAAATTGGCAACCTTTATCGGGATACTGCACGCCGCTACATTTTGCCATTTTCAATCATGGCAGCTGCGGTCGAGGCGGTGCCGTTGCCATTTGCGAGTATGCCGGTGTTGACTGCCTTGCAAGTGTCTATGGTGGGGCTACTGGGGAAATTGTACGGGCAGACGCTAACCCCATCGCAGGCAGGGGGTGTTGTCAGTACGATTGCCGGCGGCTTTCTAGCGCAGGCAATTGGGCGGGAAGTCGTCAAATTTTTACCGGGGTTTGGCAGTGTAATTGCGGCTTCTTGGGCTGCTGCTTATACTTTCTCGTTGGGTGAGGGTGCGTGTGTTTATTTTGGTGATTTAATGGGAGGCAAGAAGCCCGATCCTAAGAAAATTCAGTCTGTCATGCGAGAGTCGTTTAAGTCAGCGCAAGAACGGTTTAAGGGAATCAAACAGTGAGAAAATGCCGGCATTTGAATTAATGCCCCGCCTCGAAATCAGCGAGCGCTTCTTGGGCTAAATCTTCTAACTTACCCTCAGCAATATCTTCTTCTAATTGCTCGTTCCAGCACCGATTATCCACATCTAAAAACCATTGTCGAAGGTGTTGGAATTCATCAGGCGGTAGCTTAAGGATGGCGGCTTCTATTTTCTCAAGTGTCAGCATGGCTGTTGTAACTGATTGTTAGCTATACATTACCACTCTAATCATACCAAGCTTACCTGGAATCATTTCGGTTGCTGAGTGAGCCGGCACTTAAATTTCAGAGCCGGCATTTAAATTACCGCTTGTTATCTCATTCCAATAGCCAGCCAAACAATTCTCCTACTGTAAGTTGTAACTCACTTGCGAAAGCCGGCATCGGCAACTGAACCTCTAATTCATCAAATACCTCTATTTGCTGCGTCGGACAATAAACAAATACTGTTTGCTCATCTGGATCAATCAGCCAACCCATTTGAGTCTCATATTTCAGGCAATGCAGAATATTCTTTGTAACTTTTGTTTGGCTTTGATCGGGTGATAATATTTCTATTGTCCAATCTGGAGCTATCGAGAAAGTATTAGCAATTTCCCCATTCTCATCACGAGGAATTCTATTCCAGACAAAGACCGAAATATCGGGTACGGTTGATCGTCCACCAAAGGTGCAGCGCAATTCTGAGAATGCTCTAGCAATCCGTTTAGGCTTAAGGATTGCATTGATAGCACTAGAAAGTTCAGTCTGAATTGTGCTGTGTTTCCCCTGTGGCATCGGTTTCTGAACAATTTGACCGTTTATATACTCACCAGCCGGTTTAGTTGCCGGTATTTTCAGAAACTCGTCTAGTGTGATGGGTTTAGAGGGTGCCTGTATCATTTAAGGTTGCCTCCAGGGGTGCTTATACCTAGATATTGGGTGAAGAAGCCGGTGTTTATTTTAGTGATTTATGAGCAGTAAGAAACTAAATTCAAAAAAATTCAATTCGTTACTGCACCTCAGTTAAGTTTCGCCAGATTCCTCCTCGTTTCTACCGAGTGTCTGCTGTGCGGCGTGTCGGATATGAAGAATGCGAACGGTAGCTGCCTCTTTGCCCTCCACGATTGTGAAAAGGATACGATATAAATTGCGTCCTTGACCGTAGAGAAGTTGGCGAATTTCTTGGCTGAAGTATTCGTTTTCTCTTGCCAAAGGACAGCGCTTTGGCATTTCCGATAGAGACTCTATTGTTTTGAGCAAACCCTTATACCACAGACTTGCCCTTTCGGGAGAGGTAAGTTGAGACATCCATAAGAACGCATTGTCTGCTTCTGCCTCTGCCACAATTGAAATTTCAAGGCGATATTTCATCGATCAATTGGCAGGTTATACTTGCGATGTTGTTCTGATGAAAACTCGTCAAAAGAACGGAACTGTCCTGTTTCAAAATCATTCAATCCACGCTGAATGCCCTCAACAGCTTCTTGGGAGTCTTGCATTTCCCACTCTAAGATATTGGCTAGCAGTTCAGCCGCCACAAGGTTAAGAGCTTGCCCCTGTCGCGCCGCTTTCTCACGGAGTCTCGCTTCTACTTCTGGGCTAAGAGTAACGACAATCTCCATAAATTTACTTTCTCTGGCATTCTTTAAACACTATTTTAACAAAGTATGCTCCAATTCACCCAAAAAATCGACTTTACCCTGGTGAATATCCTAGAATAAAAGGTTTTTTGCGATCCGAACTACTACCAGATCCATACCACTTACCCTCACAATGAAAACGACGCTTAATAGTTTATTTAACCGACACCTAGCGCTCTAACACGGTTATTATCATATTAGTCTGCATTAACCGGCTCACCACCCATCCTAGGAGCGTTAGCGCGACAATAGCAATATAACAACGCTAAGTAGGCAGAGTGCAATGGTGCGATTAAAGCTGTGGCAATGGATTGTATTGGCAACCCCAATCGTAATGATCGTGGGTTTCTTGCTGGTAGCAGCCGGCAGACAAATCCACGAATGGGGAATTAACTGGATCTGGGCTGTATTTACCCTTCTATTAGTTGGCTGGCGGTGGCTGCTGGTTAAATGGACGAAACCGGCATTCGATCAGATGGAAGCCGTCATGGCGGAAGTTAACAAAGAATTGGCATCTCCAATAGGAGATTCAACCGCACAGTTAGCCGGCAATGACACAATAAATCAAGCAGAAACTGCACTTCAAGAAATCGTAACAACAGCACAAAATGATCCGCCAATTTGGGAAGATTGGTCAATATTTTGGCAGCGATGTCAG contains the following coding sequences:
- a CDS encoding HAMP domain-containing sensor histidine kinase, whose product is MGSFFAGGKEFLRMQPQQSTPSDGNTESQQVVTAQPPPESQPLKFLQHWETKARSWRIHQKIGYGYFLALGIGLCGSLAGLIVADYFQGQGVEELADAHVQAQLLGNFKDAAILAQLHGSRLAAIVEDEDRLQLEKTRLFESVAKAQKLQLDIESFIQSHPHRLAADPPTMLTLIQAYTTSLKAYAQQIDSSLQQINPSQLPSEEVDLARQQLRLLVTGTEATQLDRLSEPLTELLNISQQQEQFGEIAMEEAQGLEKLIIVVSMLLSVTIAAVLALRTSRAIAEPVVTLTQLAERVARESNFDLRVPVTTQDEIGSLAISLNHLIERVSERTQQLQQAKEAAEAASKAKSQFLANMSHELRTPLNAIIGYSELLQEDVQDLEVGDLEFVEDLQSINGAGKHLLTLINDILDFSKIEAGKMQLYPEKFEISPLIANVIATVKPIVEKNGNVLEVNSDHQLGMMYADQTKVRQVLFNLLSNAAKFTTNGRVTLTVTREVESIPEWIHFCVKDTGIGMSLEEQQRLFEAFIQGDASTTRKYGGTGLGLAISRHFCEMMGGEIAMESELGKGSVFTVRLPVAMSDYES
- a CDS encoding 50S ribosome-binding GTPase, with protein sequence MRLLPIDEAAQTATKWFSVSDERVAEILAAVRAELPTTEALLIGKPQAGKSSIVRGLTGVSAEIVGQGFRPHTQNTQRYAYPSNDLPLLIFTDTVGLGDVNQDTQVLVRELVGDLQHKSRRASVLILTVKINDFATDTLRQIATGLRRQYPDIPCLLVVTCLHELYPAGTADHPAYPPDYTEVNRAFAAIKQAFTGLYNGAVLIDFTLEEDGYTPVFYGLEALRDSLAELLPEAEASAIYQLLDQEAGEQIGNLYRDTARRYILPFSIMAAAVEAVPLPFASMPVLTALQVSMVGLLGKLYGQTLTPSQAGGVVSTIAGGFLAQAIGREVVKFLPGFGSVIAASWAAAYTFSLGEGACVYFGDLMGGKKPDPKKIQSVMRESFKSAQERFKGIKQ
- a CDS encoding Uma2 family endonuclease, which codes for MIQAPSKPITLDEFLKIPATKPAGEYINGQIVQKPMPQGKHSTIQTELSSAINAILKPKRIARAFSELRCTFGGRSTVPDISVFVWNRIPRDENGEIANTFSIAPDWTIEILSPDQSQTKVTKNILHCLKYETQMGWLIDPDEQTVFVYCPTQQIEVFDELEVQLPMPAFASELQLTVGELFGWLLE
- a CDS encoding type II toxin-antitoxin system RelE/ParE family toxin — its product is MKYRLEISIVAEAEADNAFLWMSQLTSPERASLWYKGLLKTIESLSEMPKRCPLARENEYFSQEIRQLLYGQGRNLYRILFTIVEGKEAATVRILHIRHAAQQTLGRNEEESGET